From the genome of Papaver somniferum cultivar HN1 chromosome 2, ASM357369v1, whole genome shotgun sequence, one region includes:
- the LOC113352337 gene encoding uncharacterized protein LOC113352337 translates to MGVGNLWRKRIQGCISNTPIFVLINGSAHSKFNTGKGITHGDPLSPFLFLIVSESLNIMFQIGHETGHIGGFAVNANGFKVSHLRYADDTLVFLDDSTEQMNCLRYYLLGFEMVSVLRINFAKCSLYGVANAVNMDAMTAMLGCKTESFPSIYLGFPLGDIAASFQNGKRL, encoded by the coding sequence ATGGGGGTTGGTAATCTTTGGAGAAAACGGATACAAGGTTGTATTTCAAATACTCCCATATTTGTTCTCATAAATGGCTCGGCGCACTCAAAATTCAACACCGGTAAAGGGATAACTCATGGTGATCCGCtttctccatttcttttcttgattgTTTCAGAATCTTTAAATATCATGTTTCAGATTGGTCATGAAACGGGTCACATAGGTGGGTTTGCAGTGAATGCTAACGGATTCAAGGTCAGTCATTTGCGATATGCAGATGACACTCTGGTATTTTTAGATGACTCCACTGAACAAATGAATTGTCTGCGTTATTATCTACTTGGTTTCGAAATGGTGTCGGTCCTTCGCATTAATTTTGCTAAGTGCAGTCTTTATGGGGTGGCTAACGCTGTGAATATGGATGCAATGACGGCAATGTTGGGTTGTAAAACTGAAAGTTTTCCTTCGATTTATTTAGGTTTTCCCTTGGGTGACATTGCGGCTTCTTTTCAAAATGGGAAGAGATTATAG
- the LOC113354193 gene encoding 40S ribosomal protein S4-3-like: protein MQRHILVDGKVRTDKTIPVYFSDVISIPKTNENFHPFYDTKGRFRLHSIKDEEAKVIQACKVPNVHFGTKGIPYINTSDGLTIRYPDPLVKANNTIRLDLESNKINFIKFGIGIVVMVTVRRNRDLVGVIRNREKHKGSFDTLHIQDNTGHEFANYFANVFNNGKGSKPWVTLPKGKGIKLIIIKEAMEHLAAQGSATA from the exons ATGCAAAGGCATATTCTTGTTGATGGCAAGGTCAGAACAGACAAGACAATACC GGTTTATTTTTCAGATGTCATATCAATTCCCAAGACAAATGAGAACTTCCATCCCTTTTACGACACCAAGGGTCGTTTCAGACTCCACTCAATCAAGGATGAAGAGGCGAAGGTCA TTCAAGCTTGCAAGGTCCCTAATGTGCATTTTGGAACAAAGGGTATCCCATACATCAACACATCTGATGGTCTCACTATCCGCTACCCAGATCCCCTTGTCAAGGCCAACAATACTATCAGGCTTGATCTTGAGAGCAACAAGATTAATTTCATCAAATTTGGCATTGGCATCGTTGTCATGGTCACTGTACGAAGAAACAGAGACCTTGTTGGTGTCATTAGGAACAGAGAAAAGCATAAGGGAAGTTTTGATACCCTTCACATCCAGGATAACACCGGTCATGAATTTGCCAATTATTTTGCAAATGTCTTCAACAATGGTAAGGGTTCAAAGCCATGGGTAACCCTCCCCAAGGGCAAGGGTATCAAGTTAATCATCATCAAAGAGGCAATGGAGCATCTTGCAGCACAAGGATCCGCTACTGCTTGA
- the LOC113352338 gene encoding uncharacterized protein LOC113352338: MIIDSGSTENYVSAKLVEKLGLPVTLHPKPYSVGWINSSSIQQITHQCLVRFSFPGYSDYVLCDVINMTTTCLLLGRPWQYDIRAVHNCYENTYTFVHEGFTEVLWLLQSFSSLKEPTDKKTTALVAIIVHSLNTHSLSSHEVTKPMVEIPDKHDILEGQVDDLLQKGLIRLGKIPCASPTFLVDKKDGGYRMCIDCRDLNRVTIPYRFDIPRIDDMIVMLCGAKIFTKLHLCSGYHQIRIREGDEWKTAFKTKEDSGISMDDSKVKEIVEFPTQTFIREVRNFHRLASFYRRFVRNFSTIAAGLTDCLKCDTFEWTEEADKSFNLLKKKLCSAPVLAIPNFDKTFEIHCDASVVGIGAVLSQEGHLVAYYNIEKNSDTRKKWSTYELELIALVHALKNWHPYLIHSEFVVNTDHQALKFLKSSAKDLYSKDNEFKQLWDKCGSSTGNVDDFLIQEGFLFKGNPLVEERYFWPSIKRDVQKYVEKCMVCQQSKGNIQNTGLYTPLPIPGAPWVDISKDFVLGLPRTVRGNDYIMVVVDHYSKMAHFISCKKTTDASNVVYLFFKEVVRLHGIPKTITSDQDTKFLSYFWKYLWMRLGTKLQYSTTAHPQTDGQTEVVN, encoded by the exons ATGATTATTGATAGTGGAAGTACAGAAAACTATGTTTCTGCCAAACTAGTTGAGAAACTTGGTTTACCTGTTACTCTTCATCCAAAACCATATTCAGTTGGTTGGATAAATAGTTCTTCCATTCAGCAGATCACTCATCAATGTTTGGTGAGGTTTTCTTTCCCTGGCTATTCagattatgttttgtgtgatgttATTAACATGACAACAACATGTTTAttattgggaagaccatggcagTATGATATTCGTGCTGTTCATAACTGCTATGAGAATACTTACACCTTTGTTCATGAAGGTTTCACCGAAGTTTTGTGGCTTTTACAATCTTTTTCTTCACTCAAAGAACCAACAGACAAGAAGACTACTGCGTTGGTGGCTATAATTGTTCATTCTTTGAATACACATTCCCTGAGCTCTCATGAAGTTACTAAACCAATGGTGGAGATTCCAGacaag CATGATATATTAGAAGGTCAGGTTGATGATTTGTTACAAAAAGGTTTGATAAGACTTGGCAAAATTCCTTGTGCTAGTCCAACCTTTTTAGTAGACAAGAAAGATGGTGGATATCGTATGTGTATTGACTGTAGAGATTTAAATAGAGTTACAATACCATATAGGTTTGATATACCAAGAATTGATGACATGATTGTTATGCTTTGTGGTGCTAAAATCTTTACCAAGCTTCATTTATGTAGTGGATATCATCAAATACGTATCCGTGAAGGTGATGAGTGGAAAACTGCATTCAAAACTAaggaag ATAGTGGTATCTCTATGGACGATTCTAAGGTTAAGGAAATTGTGGAATTTCCCACTCAAACATTTATACGTGAAGTAAGAAATTTTCATAGGTTAGCTTCATTCTATAGAAGATTTGTGAGAAACTTTAGTACAATTGCAGCTGGTTTGACAGATTGTTTGAAGTGTGATACTTTTGAATGGACTGAAGAAGCAGATAAGAGCTTTAATCTTCTTAAGAAAAAATTGTGCAGTGCACCTGTTCTTGCTATTCCAAACTTTGATAAGACTTTTGAGATTCATTGTGATGCTTCTGTTGTTGGCATTGGTGCTGTGTTATCTCAAGAAGGACATCTAGTTGCATATTATAATATTGAAAAGAATTCAGATACAAGGAAGAAGTGGTCTACTTATGAGTTGGAATTAATTGCTCTTGTTCATGCTCTTAAGAATTGGCATCCTTATCTTATTCACAGTGagtttgttgtcaacactgatCATCAAGCTCTCAAGTTTTTGAAAAGTTCAGCAAAG GATTTATATAGTAAAGACAACGAATTTAAGCAACTCTGGGACAAGTGTGGTTCTTCAACAGGAAATgttgatgattttctcattcaagaAGGGTTTCTCTTTAAAGGAAATC CTTTGGTTGAAGAACGTTATTTTTGGCCTTCTATTAAAAGAGACGTTCAAAAGTACGTAGAAAAATGCATGGTTTGTCAACAATCTAAAGGTAATATTCAAAACACTGGCTTGTATACTCCTCTACCAATCCCTGGAGCTCCTTGGGTGGATATTAGCAAGGATTTCGTGCTTGGTTTACCACGTACTGTGAGGGGAAATGATTATATTATGGTAGTTGTTGATCATTACTCAAAGATGGCTCACTTCATATCATGCAAGAAAACAACTGATGCATCCAatgttgtttatttatttttcaaagaagtaGTACGTTTGCATGGAATTCCCAAAACAATTACTTCTGATCAAGACACTAAATTTTTGAGCTACTTTTGGAAGTATTTATGGATGCGTTTGGGAACTAAACTTCAGTATAGTACCACTgctcaccctcaaacagatggacaaactgaagtggTCAATTGA